In Vigna angularis cultivar LongXiaoDou No.4 chromosome 8, ASM1680809v1, whole genome shotgun sequence, the DNA window AATTGCATTTCTTGTAAAGGGACATCAAAGGAGCAAATATACTGGTAGATACTAATGGTCGGGTTAAGTTGGCGGACTTTGGCATGGCAAAACATGTAAGCTTGGGGATAAaaattatcctttttatttGCATCTAAGCCAATTGGTAGGATATGAAATTTGGTTTTTGTTGCTTGTGAAATTATGAATCAAGGTTTAAAACTTCCTAATTCACCAATTCAAGAGAGTTGCTAATTCAGTGGGTTTCTTTTCAGGTttctttcttgtatttttttacctttttttggAAGATATCTTTCCTGTCCCACCTCCAACAAGTTTATCATGCATGACTTCAACTTGGAAAAATATCTCTATGAATCCAAAAGACATTGTTTTCCTTTATAATTGCCATTTGATATCACATCTGGTATAAATAATCGCAAGATTGCATGATCTATCCTGTTCCCTCAACTATTAACCTGCATATTTTTGCAGATAACAGGGCAATCATGTCCATTATCATTCAAGGGAAGCCCCTATTGGATGGCTCCTGAGGTAGTAATCTTTTCTGTTAGTTTCAGTTCTTTATAGTTTCAATTACATCTTGCTTTTGATGACATGATAGCTTGTCGTTCTATTATTTTAGGTTATAAAAAACTCCAATGGTTGCAACCTTGCCGTTGATATATGGAGCCTGGGATGCACAGTTTTGGAAATGGCTACAACTAAACCTCCTTGGAGTCAGTATGAAGGGGTTAGTAATTTATGTCAATATATTGGAAGTTTTAGCTAgcttttttatattctatttgcCGACTATTATTTTATGtagttattattttcatttataaagcATTGATGGtatttcttgttttaatttatgtgtTGACTTGATGTATTATTGGCTTTGCATGATAACAAAAAAGGTTGCTGCAATGTTCAAGATTGGTAATAGCAAGGAACTCCCAGCAATCCCGGATCACCTATCTAGTGAAGGAAAGGATTTTGTTAGGAAATGCCTCCAACGGAATCCACACAATCGCCCTTCGGCAAGTGAATTATTGGACCACCCTTTTGTAAAATATGCTGCACCTTTAGAGAGACCTATTCTAGGTCCTGATGCTTCTTCAGACCCAGCCGTATCTGGGATCACACAGGGAGCTACAGCTCTGGTAAGGAAGCTACTGGCAACATTAATcacgtaaaaaaaattgtctattTTCATATTAGTGTGAAGTTGGGGATTGCCTGTTTATCTTGCATTCCATGTGTTAAATATTTGTGCCCCCTTATTCCCCATGCACATGATAGGAATGAAATAGGAAGCCATCTTCTCTTCTACTTGAAAATGTAAGACATTTTTGTGTGCTTCATCCATTCAAATTCCTCGGTTGATGAGTCATTTTTCTTGGTATTATGTTGTGTAGACATTTTGTTCTCttggaaatataaatttgaataattgaaTCTATCAGagactataataataatatttcggAGGGGGGATTACATacaaaattgtaatatttatgaatgaaaaatatagttTCCATAACTTCTGGTAGAAAAGTATTAGGAAAAATGGAATAAACCTCTCTACCAGCTTTTGTTTTTGCATAGCTTCCCCAAAACTAATTTATGTACAAGTTAATTTTAGCTTAGCAAGagatttatttcattttttcttattttttccaTGTCACTGTTTGCAGAGACATTAATTCAAACAGGTCCATTGACATACTATACTTGATGGGCTCTTCTAGGGCTTCCTGATCAATTTGTGTCATAGTTTATAATCAGTATCacctttaaattatttaaataggttctcataaaattgaaaaaacaaatccTTGAAAAATTGCTGAAATATTCAAAATCAAACTTCACTATTATTTCCCTCCCTTTGTCATgcatcaatatatttttcttgtctTGATTACCCAACTGATTAAACTCATAAATGGCCTGTATTCAGCTGATATATTTCTATTTTGGAATCATGACATAGTAATAACTTAAGCCTTTTTGTGTTATTGTTTGGAGAAAAGGATTTGTATTCTTGTTGAAATGTGTGATTCCCATCAATGCTTCATCCTGTCACTGATTCCCTTGGAAGTAGAGAATAAAAAAGACAGGGTTAGGCATAGACAACTAGAGAAACTTTACGAAACCATTTGCTTTCTACAAATTATAAGATAGAATCGCTCCATTAACTTGGAGGAAAGTACACACATGGAGGTTGGAGAAACAACGGCTGACGAAGACTGTTGCCGTCAGCAGAATTGTGGTTATGATTaagcaaaataaattttcttatctGGGTGTTCATTTGAACTATATCTCAATTATATAATACTGGAAAATTTGGCTGTCATAATGGAATGATCTTTGaagttgttttcttttatgGTTTCTTGTCTATCCTTGTAAATATTGTGGTTGTGATACATTTTCAGGGTATTGGACAAGGAAGGAGTCCTTCTACATTGGATTCAGATAGACTTTCCCGTCACTCTTCTAGGTTTTTGAAAAGTAATCCTCATGCAaggtctctctctctctctctctctctctctctctctctctatacacacacacacacacacacctgTCTCCCACCCTCACACACAAACACTGCAATGCAAGGTTGCTGACACTGCCTATGGATCTGAAATTGCTTTATCATCTACAGTGAAATCCATATTCCGAGGAATATATCCTGCCCTGTCTCACCCATTGGAAGCCCACTTTTGAGGCCAAGATCGCCACAACATATGAATGGGAGAATGTCTCCCTCTCCTATATCCAGTCCTCGGACTGCTTCTGGTGCATCCACACCTCTCAACGGTGGTAGTGGTGCCATTCCATTCAGTAATCACTTAGTTTACATTCAAGAGGGTCTTGGAAACTTGCCGAAGTCCTCAAATGGTGTCTACATTAGTGGCCCTACTCATCATGACTTGAATGTTGACATTTTTCGAGGAATGCAACAGGCGCCTCACATTTCATCAGAACTGGTTCCAGGTGAAAGTGATGTTCTAGGGAAGCAGTTTGCACGGTCTCCTCGTAACGAGGCATATGATGTTCAATCAGTCTTGGCTGATCGTGTTTGTCGGCAGCTACTGGGGGATAATGGGAAAATCAACCCATCCCTTGATCTAAATCCCAATTCTTTGCTCAGCCGGGCTAATGGTTTATGACATGGGGCATTTTCCTTGGTCCACCTTTGTGAGCAAATCTTTGAAGTTTGTCAGAATGATCCATTCATTGTTCTATTTGCTGAGGAAGTAATTGTAAAATAAGGAGCCAAAGCATACGAGAATCaatgtaataaattttgatCGGAGAATAGAGGGAGCTGAGTCAGACTATTCCATTTTGCATGGTTTCCCTCTCAGGCTTATGGAGTTCAGAACCTTTGGGGTGAGGTGACAAACTAAGCCATACGATGAAAATTCCTGACATTTGATTTGTCTATATCAACTGAAGCAAATGCTCACTTGTAGCAAAAAGAGAAGCTTATGTTTGTATGTAGAATTTTCAAGATACAGCATCAGTGCGTGGATTTCTCTCTGGTGTCTGAAATATGAGAAATGATAGGTTTAATGTTAATATTAGCTCAAGGAATGAATTTTTCTAATCATATTTATGCACTTCCTTCAGTTAAAGAATTCATGCAATGACAACTGTATCTTTTTGAACATCATATAGATgcaaaaaaaagtgaaattggTGCAAAATTTAGCATCCAGACTATTTTTTGGGAGGTGATATTGCTGTACAGAATATGGGAGACTGAATTGTGATTCTGCATTTATTGATGAGAACCCAAGGATTTGCGAAACTGATATATCTCTTAATTGCATTGATATATCTCTTAATTGCATGCTCAGATATATTACTGTCACTGAATCCTTCTGCCGGATTTATTatgtacattatttttttaagtaaaaattgaagatatatATGATTTGAGATTCTCTCAACTGGTTTTTATGCAGTACTTATCTGATGTGGTTATTCTTTCTAGTATTATTTTCCCTGTAGTGATTCATGTATTAAAATCATGTTTAAATTACTAAGTTGGTCTttgaaaaatttcaaataaattattggaACGTTTAATCGGATTCCTAAATCAGAAAAGTAAGTTCACTGGTAAACCACAAAATTGATGTGAAGATTTTAAAGATCACAGGattcaattaaaaacaattatatgttCAAGgttgtttaaaaaatttctaatgGCAGGAACTTACAGATTTAACTTAAAATGTTCAAAAGTTTTTATAGaaattgttttcatattttcttgaagtttgatttattgtatttatactGATGTACGGAGTCATACTCATTTCAAGAATTGTCCTTCAAAGCACAGGCCTTTGGCAACTTTTGATTTAGGTACTTTTGGGCAGCTTCTTTCTGCATCTCTATAATTTCATCCTACacatttgaaaatttcaattttaaaatctagtttaatatttttattgagtttTGAGTTTCAGAATATAGAGATATTATATAATAgacaatttgaaatattaaatttgtatttcaaaatacacaatttagaatataaaatttatattttaaattctacattctggaataaaaaaaaaatacattttgaattCATAGTCCTATTCTGATTCTGTAAttcagaatgtattttttattttttattctgaaatacacaatttaaaataaatattttgaaatgtataatttgaaatataaattttgaaataaataatctcaaatataagttttatatttaggattgtgtattttaaaatacaaaataaaaaatacatttcaaattctccaatgcaaaatttattttttaacaagaTGAAGAAGGGTAGGGAAGGAAAAAAGAGATGAAACAGGAATAAGGACAAATAGATATTTTCACAAATCTATAAAAGTGCAGAACGAAATGTacggaggtgcaggaagaaatagCCTCACTTTGAGGCAGTTTACTTTTTGCGGTCTGACCTCCTTAATTTCTATGTTTTTTGAGCCACTAAGCTAATGGCGAAAAGggaattttaatttgtttaattcttcgaattaataaaacttatgtgtttagtttttattagagattaaatatatatatatatatatatatatatatatatatatatatattttcaatatgaaaaataaaatgttatatatgaaGAATAAAACCGTTAGTCAAAAAGGACAACATtcatatatttcttaaatatgAAACTTAACATCAaactataaaatatgttatattttaaagacCGAAAACATAgttaattctaaaattaattactttaaaatttgaaaaaagaatatAGATTCCAAGATATAAAGAGTTGCCAAAAGGGATGATAGGAACCTTATTAGTGCAGAAGAATATGTTCAGCAATTACATGATTAATCCTCAAATGAGCGCACCAGAGATAAAGTTGCGTTACTTTTAAGCCATGTGAAATTGGAGCATAATCAGATACCTGTAGATACATCTCACACTAATTGGAATTTTTTTGTCAGAGTCTAGCTATGATAAGATATCAACTGACTTATTTATCTAACATGTTCAATTTTTAATGGATCATTCTTACGTCTGATAATTTTAGGGGCAGTTTCTTCCATCATCTATCAAATTTTTTCCAACATCCCATCATTCCGGATTCTATTTTTTAGAACGCACTAAATCGATTTCGGAAACATATTTCCGGAAGACACTCACCACTCCTATTCCGgataaaattttctataataatttagtgttatatggaaaataaaattcagaatGATGGGTGCAAGGAGAAATTTGATAAGATGAGGAAGAAACTGTCATATATTAGTCTCTATTGGTTAGGTAACATAATATCAAGATTTGACCAAATTTGAGCTATGTTCCCACAGTTTCCTTGCCAGCTCTGGATCAACTGCTTGTGAACTTGCTTCAGCTAAGTTACTATCCGCAAAGTAACGGCCACTCAACCCTTTTAACTGTGGATGCAATGCAACGTAACATGTAGTTGCTGCTCCCTATGTTCAAAGCAAATAAGTATATATTAGGTGATAAAGGATGAAAATCATACTAGATAACTTTATGATAAAGGACAACATCCTTAAGCAATTTACTATGATAACTAAGTCATATACGAGATTGTCATAATTCTTTGTTGTCTTACATGGTTCAAGTGgagcaaaataattaattaaaaaaagctTTTGTAACCATTTTCACATATAGTCTATAAGCTCTAGCCAAATTTCCTTGTACTTGTCTACCAGGAAATTGTGCTAGATGAAATTGTAATCTAATAAGGAAGAACTTGACAAACCTGTCTCAACAAAGCTTTTTCCTagtgataaaatataatacattcaaatttccaccaccacctttatttattatttcatgtAAGTAATGGTAGTTTATCTCACAGTGTGATAAggttttattgttgttgtgttTCAAATACGCAACAAGCTTACCTGCTGGATATTTTTCATCACATATTTACCAAGTAGACCAACAAACACTGCATAAAAGTAGGAGCAAACTGTCAATATAACAAGTTAAGCAACTACAATTCACTTACATCCTTAGGAATCCGCTGTTTCAAGAAGAGGGTAGAATATAATAAAGATttgttctctttatttgttaCATACTGTTATGCTAGATTCATATTAACAGCTGACATATCGCCACACAGTTTGTCACCTTAGAACTGGATTAATGGATGGTTGAGAAAGGGTAATGATTGAAACCTCAATAGAAATGTCTTTATAATCTTGGACCTAAtcagaaagtaaaaatatatagacCAGAATATAATAACATGCATAATCAATGACAGATGTAGTTTTTCAcgtacaaaaataaaacaaaacaccaAACTAAAAAGGAATTACCATCTATTAAACTGTGATGACGAAATAGACTGGTGGCAATTGGTCCTGGGCTAACTGAGTTTGCAGTTACTTCTGCGCCCTCTTCCTGCTACAAGTAAACATGAAGTAGCATGGTGATTGTTCTGTTATATGTTGCTTTAACCTTTTGATAATGATGATATTTCCAGAAATAGGAAAAtgctttttcaaaataacagAAATAGGTTCAACTTGTGATTGGAAAAACCTCATAGATGAGCTAAATGGTAGCAGTAGGTGAATGTGATTCAATACGAATCTAAACAAATATGCTCACGGATATACATGAATTATTTGATATATGAGTAAACGATCATGCAGCACATCTTATTTAGCATAGGACATCTTAACATGTACATGACTAATTCTTATTCAGGGACTTGACATAAGGCACCAAACTTCTCATTTACCAGTTACACCATATTAGATTCCCCAGAAAATCATCCATATGTATTTGAGTTTGAGTTGTTTGTGACAAAGGTCCACTCATATATATTCTTCTGGCTAGATCATTTAGTGCGTGAAACAAACAATTCATGGGGCACACTGGCAGTCAGATCATGCATAAACTAAAGGTAAAACCAAATTGAGCCTTACGTTATATCACATCACATGAGCTCATTTTACATGTCAAATAATTATCAGAAACGTATAACgtaaagaaataaatttcaaGCCACCAAGGCTGCATCCTCCCTGCAGATATAACATAACACAATCAATAACATAAATTAAGTTGGTCACCTTAAGCCGTCTGGCAAGCTCATTGGCATGCAAAACATTGGCAAGCTTTGACTGCCCATATGCAGACAAACTGTTATACCTGTACATTGATAAGTAAATGACAAAATATTGGTTAGTAATTACCAATGAAAAGGGGGTGAGCTGAGGGGAACACATAAAGCTAAAAAATTCAACAGTGTCGTTACCCTGATTCatcattaattttatcaaatctAATCCCTTCAGGATATGATAATTTATGACGTCTTGATGAGACATTCACGATCCTTCCCTCCTTCCTTTGTTCAATAGCCGTCTGTTTCATTGTTTCAAGCAATAAGTTTGTCAAAAGAAAATGACCTGCAAAGGGAACCTTATATCTCAAATTCCCCTAGAAAAGGGACAAGGTAATATTCCTGTATACAACTCAATActatactataaataaataatttcaggcgaaaaaaaaaggaatttaaattgataaaatttacaaattcaTAAATTCTAACTTATGAAATTGAGATATGGAAGTATACTAGGCATCTTTTTATATGACAATTTGAAACAATTATTGTTTCAATCCCAACGAGTATACCAATCAATCAAATTCcatatttgtgtgtgtgtattgtCTTCGTAAGGTTTAAGATGAAATTCTAACCTACATGGTTTGTTGCAAATTGTAGTTCTATATTGTCTTTGGAGAGCCTGAATGGTGTTGCCATGATTCCTGCATTATTACTTTGAACAGAAACAAATAACTTTCAGTGTATACAACAGCTTATGTTGAAATTTACCATCTAGCTTTCTTCAAGCAAACAGCATTTTGATGAACGTTTAAAGTCACAGAAAACACCAAAACTTCAATTCAAAGAGCACATATGAAAGTAGTAACATACACAAGTATATTCAGAGGAAGACCACAAGATTTGAATTGTGCTGCAAATTTCCTAACTGATTCCAGTGAGCTAAGGTCCAGCTCCATCATGTCAATTTTTGCAGATGGGTTATCTCTTTGTATTCTTTCCTTGATCTCCCCCCCAGCTGCCATATTTCTGATCCCCATAACAACATGAACACCGCGTAATGCAAGCACGCGTGCAGTTTCAGCACCAATACCACTTGTTGCCCCTGAAATAACATGTATCACACAATGATAACAAATCTCTTGCGTCAAAAAACGCAGAAAACGACAAACATTACACAAATTGAGCACCATGATGATGAATTAATTCCACCAACATGTGTTTTCCATATCTAGAACAACATACTAGACACAGCCACTCACAACTAAATATATTACAGGGAAAAGCAAccacaataataacaatatcattatataaaaatgtaaatgtaGCCGCAACATCAACGATTCTGGGGTTTGATCACAACTGCAATTGTTACCGCATCCACAGCActttattcacaattttttacaatttcaatGATTCTGACAAATCCACTAAATGATTCTAGAAGTGTTAGAGATAATCTAAGAATAAATTTAACTCTCATATTGTTAGAAATGACAAAATTAAAtaccatataaaaaaaactataaactcAATACCTcgagattttgaattaaaaatgatgGGAACCATTTTATAGGTTGgactaaaatcatatatatacatatacatatatatacatatacatatatatacatatacatatatatacatatatatacatatacatatatatacatatatatatacatatacatatatatacatatatatgtatatatatatatatatatatacatatatatatatatatatacatatatataatctcTTCCTATTGAACTTCTCGAAAAGATCACCATGGAAAAATATAGACTCACCAAGAAAAATTGCTGAGAATAATCCAATTGTCAGACTTAGGTTttgaattaaaagtattttcagTCCCTTTAGGTTGGACTAAGGTCATATATGTAATTTCCTCTCAATAAACTACCTCAAAAACCCCATCAGGAAGAACCATCACTGCCACTAAAATTTAAACGTTGTTGAGAAGATATAGAAGCTTAATTCTCCAACAATGATTGATTAATACAAGCATGTCTCAAGCATGTCTCAAGCATAATCATAAAGACAGAAAGTGAAATCTTGCTCAATAACCATCAAGACAATAAACCTATagcatttcttctttttcttcttcttcctctctgtTCCacttcaacaaaacaaaaatctcaACCTAAAAGGTTGAAAATTGGAAACATATTGATTGAAAGCATATACccatttaaataaagtttaaatttttaaaagggCAAGTTTGCATCTCATAAGAAAAACAGCACTAATGAGTAAATTAAGgaagaacaaaacaaataaaggaaacccattttcattttctattcaCAATAACCTGTAACAATGGCAGTGAAGTCAGTGGCATCAATTCCCTGAGTAACTTCCTCGGCAGTAGAAGAAGCTGAGAATCCAGAAGGTCCTTTTCTTCCCaaccaccacatttttttttctcttatccCTGTTCAAACAGAAGCTCACACAATCGTATTGTGCTGCGTTTCACTTCAATTTCTTGCTTCGATCAAAATCACACTTAGCAAAATCGTCTTCATTTTATACATTTTGACGTACAAGAACAGAATAAACGTCTTTGAAAATTCT includes these proteins:
- the LOC108344972 gene encoding short-chain dehydrogenase TIC 32, chloroplastic isoform X3; this encodes MWWLGRKGPSGFSASSTAEEVTQGIDATDFTAIVTGATSGIGAETARVLALRGVHVVMGIRNMAAGGEIKERIQRDNPSAKIDMMELDLSSLESVRKFAAQFKSCGLPLNILVNNAGIMATPFRLSKDNIELQFATNHTAIEQRKEGRIVNVSSRRHKLSYPEGIRFDKINDESGYNSLSAYGQSKLANVLHANELARRLKQEEGAEVTANSVSPGPIATSLFRHHSLIDVFVGLLGKYVMKNIQQGAATTCYVALHPQLKGLSGRYFADSNLAEASSQAVDPELARKLWEHSSNLVKS
- the LOC108344972 gene encoding short-chain dehydrogenase TIC 32, chloroplastic isoform X1; translation: MWWLGRKGPSGFSASSTAEEVTQGIDATDFTAIVTGATSGIGAETARVLALRGVHVVMGIRNMAAGGEIKERIQRDNPSAKIDMMELDLSSLESVRKFAAQFKSCGLPLNILVNNAGIMATPFRLSKDNIELQFATNHVGHFLLTNLLLETMKQTAIEQRKEGRIVNVSSRRHKLSYPEGIRFDKINDESGYNSLSAYGQSKLANVLHANELARRLKQEEGAEVTANSVSPGPIATSLFRHHSLIDVFVGLLGKYVMKNIQQGAATTCYVALHPQLKGLSGRYFADSNLAEASSQAVDPELARKLWEHSSNLVKS
- the LOC108344972 gene encoding short-chain dehydrogenase TIC 32, chloroplastic isoform X2, coding for MWWLGRKGPSGFSASSTAEEVTQGIDATDFTAIVTGATSGIGAETARVLALRGVHVVMGIRNMAAGGEIKERIQRDNPSAKIDMMELDLSSLESVRKFAAQFKSCGLPLNILVNNAGIMATPFRLSKDNIELQFATNHVGHFLLTNLLLETMKQTAIEQRKEGRIVNVSSRRHKLSYPEGIRFDKINDESGYNSLSAYGQSKLANVLHANELARRLKEEGAEVTANSVSPGPIATSLFRHHSLIDVFVGLLGKYVMKNIQQGAATTCYVALHPQLKGLSGRYFADSNLAEASSQAVDPELARKLWEHSSNLVKS